A genomic stretch from Acidobacteriota bacterium includes:
- a CDS encoding S8 family serine peptidase, giving the protein MITRSRCLWLLLCAAVLSAASSVSAETAGPRLREPLSRVLDEAAPGEWIPVYFVLAEQLTGPALRERVAGVADRDQRRRIVVGALKAHAERTQLRLRRELQRLESLGRARRVRYLWIGNIVAADLSAEEIRRLSTLDEIDHVSYSPKVDVSLDQPLTPVRETSPLAAYLAPAAGVDEIECGVDLMNAPLVWNDLGVTGEGAVIAVIDSGTCWYHSDIENQVWVNPGEDLDGDGVVMDADDENGVDDDGNGYVDDLVGYDIDQGDNDPNDDNSHGSHTAGTVAGDGTAGTQAGMAPDARVMILRVGLQFSDEPDVWEAMQYAADNGADAISMSLGWPHNQNPDRATWRTNCENTIDAGTAMVIAAGNEGSGSEPDNVRTPGDVPRVITVGATDCSDQAASFSSRGPVTWEDVPPFNDHPYPPGLIKPDVSAPGVNTKSHNLCSGYSTKSGTSMATPHVAGTVALMVANDPDLTPDDIKLLLEDSSVDLGEPGKDNTYGTGRVDAYEAVLLTANSDGRMSIRERASNCAGTLSLVVTDADLKGGGTLDVDVTSNTEPTAEVITLVETGPATGVFRGEIPVDGGPPQADGAIQVVDGDVVTATYIDADNGAGGTNIPKTDTADIDCSEPLITDVRDEGATLTSVSIKWSTDERSDSLVEYGPAIPPTLEQADGRLVQQHSVLLSRLDECTVYYYRVTSVDALGNRAMDDRNGQFYHFETLGDFGEGPQSCHAGKVTIDLDFYSCADTVGITVTDLDLNLDSGAVDTVTVEVTSTTETVGEWVQLTETGSDTSRFTGSIGTATGSPVADGRLQLADGDRITVTYLDADDGTGAAAVAYDTARADCAGPVISDLRVEAITDERATVSWTTQEPADSVVEWGLTPELGRTTAAASLVTSHSVVLHEFQSCGTVYFRVRSTDEFGYTTVRDRHGASFAFDLGLVPGLYWKESFEQGSGSWTLEGEWEFGPAQGAGGSSGRPDPAEAYNNAGVLGHDLSGQGAHPGDYEPSTVESAYTPFLDASSWTRTKLIVYKQLHAGNGDEASIWLWTDAGRPLFRSEGLVDDAAWEKLEYDLGTFVDGRPSMRIQFRQSADAGAQYSGWTIDDVILKDGSLPDYGPCGGCTGAPSFAGAVSATDNDACGASGVTVSWNAAVSWGTGGGGTYAVYRAEQPDFAPGPTNLVASGITTLSYDDTSAPTDRQLFYVVRAENDETCSTGPAGGGVMDDNNVHVAVQETTSRELPAEVVGLGATLYGHVHLRLEWHAVAEASVYRVYRSESPQPASFVLLGESEGLFYDDENVGSDGKTYYYLVRAANACGDEGP; this is encoded by the coding sequence GTGATCACCCGCTCGAGGTGCTTGTGGCTATTGCTGTGCGCGGCCGTCCTGTCGGCGGCGTCTTCCGTGTCGGCGGAGACGGCCGGTCCCCGCCTGCGGGAACCCCTGTCCCGGGTTCTCGACGAGGCCGCTCCCGGAGAATGGATACCGGTCTACTTCGTGCTGGCCGAGCAACTGACAGGCCCCGCTCTGCGGGAGCGGGTCGCCGGCGTCGCGGACCGGGACCAGCGTCGACGGATCGTGGTCGGGGCGCTCAAGGCGCACGCCGAACGGACTCAGCTCCGGTTGCGCCGTGAGTTGCAGCGGCTCGAGAGTCTGGGGCGGGCGCGACGGGTGCGTTACCTCTGGATCGGCAACATTGTCGCCGCCGACTTGAGTGCCGAGGAGATCCGCCGGCTGTCCACGCTCGACGAGATCGATCACGTGAGTTACTCGCCCAAAGTGGACGTGTCTCTCGATCAACCCCTGACGCCGGTGAGGGAAACCTCGCCGCTGGCAGCCTACCTCGCGCCGGCCGCGGGGGTCGATGAAATCGAATGCGGGGTCGACCTGATGAACGCGCCGCTGGTCTGGAACGACCTGGGGGTCACCGGTGAGGGCGCGGTGATCGCGGTGATCGATTCCGGCACCTGCTGGTATCACTCGGACATCGAGAACCAGGTCTGGGTCAATCCCGGCGAGGATCTCGACGGTGACGGTGTCGTGATGGACGCCGATGACGAGAACGGTGTCGACGACGACGGCAACGGCTATGTGGATGACCTGGTCGGATACGATATCGACCAGGGGGACAACGATCCCAACGATGACAACTCCCACGGTTCGCACACCGCGGGTACCGTGGCCGGGGACGGCACCGCGGGGACCCAGGCCGGTATGGCCCCCGACGCCCGGGTGATGATCCTCCGCGTGGGCCTGCAATTCTCGGACGAGCCCGATGTGTGGGAGGCCATGCAGTACGCGGCGGACAACGGGGCCGATGCGATTTCCATGAGTCTCGGCTGGCCCCACAACCAGAACCCGGATCGGGCCACCTGGCGCACCAACTGCGAGAACACGATCGACGCGGGCACGGCGATGGTCATCGCGGCCGGTAACGAGGGTTCGGGCAGCGAGCCGGACAACGTGCGCACGCCCGGCGACGTGCCCCGGGTGATCACCGTCGGCGCGACGGACTGCAGCGACCAGGCGGCGTCGTTCTCGAGTCGCGGTCCTGTGACCTGGGAGGACGTGCCGCCGTTCAACGACCATCCCTACCCGCCCGGGCTGATCAAGCCCGACGTTTCGGCGCCGGGCGTGAACACCAAGTCTCACAACCTCTGCAGCGGTTACTCGACCAAGTCGGGTACCTCGATGGCGACCCCCCACGTGGCGGGTACGGTGGCCCTGATGGTGGCCAACGATCCCGACCTGACGCCCGACGACATCAAGCTGTTGCTCGAAGACAGCTCGGTCGATCTCGGTGAACCGGGCAAGGACAATACCTACGGCACGGGCCGGGTGGATGCTTACGAGGCGGTCTTGCTGACAGCCAATTCCGACGGACGGATGTCGATTCGTGAGCGGGCTTCGAACTGCGCCGGAACCCTTTCGCTGGTGGTCACCGACGCCGATCTCAAGGGCGGTGGCACGCTCGACGTGGATGTCACTTCCAACACGGAGCCCACCGCGGAAGTGATCACCCTGGTCGAAACCGGACCGGCTACCGGCGTCTTCCGCGGCGAGATCCCCGTCGACGGTGGTCCGCCCCAGGCGGACGGTGCGATCCAGGTGGTCGACGGCGACGTGGTGACGGCGACCTACATCGATGCCGACAATGGCGCCGGCGGGACGAACATCCCCAAGACCGATACCGCCGATATCGATTGCAGCGAGCCTCTGATCACTGACGTGCGTGACGAGGGAGCGACCCTCACTTCGGTGAGCATCAAGTGGAGCACCGACGAGAGAAGCGACTCTCTCGTCGAGTACGGGCCGGCGATTCCACCGACTCTCGAGCAGGCTGACGGCCGCCTGGTCCAGCAGCATTCGGTGTTACTCTCTCGTCTCGACGAATGCACCGTCTACTACTACCGGGTCACCAGCGTCGATGCCCTGGGCAACCGGGCCATGGACGACAGGAACGGCCAATTCTATCATTTCGAGACGCTGGGTGATTTCGGCGAGGGACCCCAGTCCTGCCACGCGGGCAAGGTGACGATCGACCTCGATTTCTACTCCTGCGCCGATACGGTGGGTATCACCGTCACCGATCTCGACCTGAACCTGGACAGTGGGGCGGTCGACACGGTGACTGTGGAGGTGACCAGCACCACGGAGACGGTCGGCGAATGGGTTCAATTGACCGAGACGGGGAGTGATACCTCCCGCTTTACCGGTTCGATCGGTACGGCGACCGGCTCACCGGTCGCCGATGGCCGGCTCCAGTTGGCCGACGGGGACCGGATCACCGTGACCTACCTCGACGCGGACGACGGCACAGGGGCCGCGGCTGTTGCCTACGACACGGCGCGGGCCGATTGTGCCGGACCCGTGATCTCGGACCTGCGGGTGGAAGCGATCACCGACGAGCGGGCGACGGTGAGCTGGACTACCCAGGAACCGGCGGATTCCGTCGTCGAATGGGGCTTGACGCCCGAACTGGGCCGGACCACGGCGGCGGCTTCGCTGGTCACGAGTCACAGCGTCGTTCTGCACGAGTTCCAGAGCTGCGGGACGGTCTACTTCCGGGTGCGCAGCACCGACGAATTCGGCTACACCACCGTGCGGGATCGCCATGGCGCGTCCTTCGCCTTCGACCTCGGCCTGGTTCCGGGACTGTACTGGAAAGAATCCTTCGAGCAGGGAAGCGGTTCGTGGACGCTGGAGGGCGAGTGGGAGTTCGGCCCGGCCCAGGGGGCCGGCGGCTCCTCCGGCCGTCCCGACCCCGCGGAAGCCTACAACAACGCCGGTGTGCTGGGACACGATCTCAGTGGACAGGGGGCTCACCCCGGTGACTACGAACCGTCAACGGTGGAATCGGCCTACACGCCCTTTCTCGACGCTTCGAGCTGGACCCGGACCAAGCTGATCGTCTACAAGCAACTGCATGCGGGAAACGGAGACGAGGCGTCGATCTGGCTGTGGACCGACGCCGGTCGCCCGCTCTTCCGTTCCGAGGGGCTGGTGGACGATGCGGCCTGGGAGAAACTGGAGTACGACTTGGGAACTTTTGTCGATGGCCGCCCTTCCATGCGGATTCAGTTTCGGCAGTCCGCCGATGCCGGCGCGCAGTATTCCGGTTGGACCATCGACGACGTGATCCTTAAAGACGGATCCCTGCCCGATTATGGGCCCTGCGGAGGTTGCACCGGCGCACCTTCCTTCGCCGGCGCCGTTTCGGCCACCGACAACGACGCCTGTGGAGCGAGTGGTGTCACCGTCTCGTGGAACGCCGCTGTTTCCTGGGGCACCGGTGGAGGCGGGACCTACGCCGTCTACCGCGCCGAGCAACCGGATTTCGCCCCCGGTCCGACGAACCTGGTCGCCTCCGGCATCACGACTCTATCCTACGATGACACGTCGGCGCCCACCGACCGGCAGCTTTTTTATGTCGTGCGAGCGGAGAACGACGAGACCTGTTCGACGGGGCCGGCGGGCGGCGGTGTGATGGACGACAACAACGTTCATGTCGCCGTGCAGGAGACCACCAGCCGAGAGCTCCCGGCAGAGGTCGTCGGCCTGGGGGCCACTCTCTACGGGCACGTGCATCTGCGCCTCGAGTGGCATGCTGTCGCCGAGGCCAGCGTCTACCGCGTCTATCGCTCCGAATCGCCCCAGCCGGCGTCTTTCGTGCTGCTCGGGGAGAGCGAGGGGCTCTTCTACGATGACGAGAACGTGGGGAGTGACGGCAAGACCTACTATTACCTGGTTCGTGCCGCCAACGCCTGCGGCGACGAGGGCCCGTAA
- a CDS encoding DUF115 domain-containing protein, with protein sequence MVIQGPGRGFPPAPRPEVSRSLDGELIFYLPASPSPCYLHSRLDPRAQAREVVTAAGVSAAETVVVFGVGAGHLPRAALAAAPAGARLFCVVLDPGCFAMARKLGALDDLLDHPRLVFLTGDLATIAGALPRRLDEDLRVVVHAPLLAATAPALAPLAAMARELETVQRSRLRQRGVVLANIESNLPLILRSEPAAALASALRGKRVLLIGPGPSLDRQLGLIARTAPGKVVVAALDTALRALAQAAVPVELAFTLHPLDGNLAKVEGLRLDFPLVYFEGAHPRIAAASPRPLFACEAGGLLDRAHPLFGAAGRYASEGTVLLAALEVLDALAVEQTGLCGIDLALAGEVSHAGGRRADAGTRLQVPARGGGSVLTTPSLDLHRRRLERWLARKPRRLVDLTAAGATVAGLEARPLEEWLADAPAHPATDLRRPDPSRTLGRDFRADQARQAARLALEAATRQAGE encoded by the coding sequence ATGGTGATCCAGGGCCCAGGTCGCGGTTTCCCCCCGGCTCCCCGGCCCGAGGTCTCCCGGAGCCTCGACGGGGAACTGATCTTCTACCTCCCCGCCTCCCCGAGCCCCTGCTACCTCCATTCGCGCCTCGACCCCCGGGCCCAGGCGCGGGAGGTGGTGACGGCCGCCGGGGTGAGCGCCGCGGAAACGGTGGTCGTCTTCGGCGTCGGCGCCGGCCACCTGCCGCGGGCCGCCCTGGCCGCGGCCCCTGCCGGGGCTCGCCTCTTCTGCGTGGTCCTCGACCCGGGCTGCTTTGCGATGGCCCGGAAACTGGGAGCCCTCGACGACCTGCTCGATCACCCGCGCCTGGTCTTCCTGACCGGCGATCTGGCCACCATCGCCGGGGCGCTGCCCCGGCGCCTGGACGAAGACCTGCGGGTGGTCGTGCATGCTCCCCTGCTGGCGGCCACCGCCCCCGCCCTGGCTCCCCTGGCGGCCATGGCCCGGGAACTGGAAACGGTGCAGCGTTCACGCCTGCGGCAGCGGGGCGTCGTGCTGGCCAACATCGAGAGCAACCTGCCGCTGATCCTACGCTCCGAGCCGGCCGCGGCCCTCGCCTCCGCGCTGCGGGGCAAGCGCGTCCTGCTCATCGGCCCCGGCCCGAGTCTCGACAGGCAACTCGGTCTCATCGCCCGAACCGCGCCAGGCAAGGTCGTCGTCGCCGCCCTGGACACCGCCCTGCGCGCCCTGGCGCAGGCCGCCGTACCCGTCGAACTGGCTTTCACCCTGCACCCCCTCGACGGGAATCTCGCCAAGGTGGAAGGCCTGCGCCTCGACTTTCCGCTGGTCTACTTCGAGGGCGCCCACCCCCGGATCGCCGCCGCCTCCCCTCGCCCGCTCTTCGCCTGCGAAGCCGGTGGCCTGCTCGACCGGGCCCACCCCCTTTTCGGCGCCGCCGGCCGCTATGCCAGCGAGGGCACGGTGCTGCTGGCCGCGCTGGAAGTGCTCGACGCCCTGGCCGTGGAGCAGACGGGGTTGTGCGGAATCGACCTGGCTCTGGCGGGAGAGGTCAGCCACGCGGGGGGCCGGCGAGCGGACGCCGGCACCCGGCTCCAGGTGCCCGCGCGTGGTGGTGGCAGCGTGCTCACCACGCCCTCCCTCGATCTGCACCGTCGACGCCTCGAACGCTGGCTGGCCCGCAAACCCCGGCGGCTGGTGGATCTGACCGCCGCGGGAGCCACGGTGGCGGGCCTCGAGGCCCGGCCCCTCGAGGAGTGGCTGGCCGACGCGCCCGCCCACCCGGCGACCGATCTCAGGCGGCCGGATCCGTCACGGACCCTGGGCCGGGATTTCCGGGCCGACCAGGCCCGGCAGGCGGCTCGCCTGGCGCTCGAAGCCGCAACCAGGCAGGCAGGTGAATAG
- a CDS encoding chemotaxis protein CheA, with translation MTDDRFELDEEIVVEFIAESLEHLDGIDQKLMEYEKDPENSELLDGIFRAIHSIKGSSGFLDLSDINSLSHRLETLLDQLRKGERAVSTAIMDVLFQGCDILRQLVSDAKEGLANPGQSGSSTDDDQLSAIHEALSHLLGPDQAPSTEASSMSSSEASGETPENTNLPGGTEETRSVEAAQSAEDPGTEEAAQSAEDAGTEEAAQGEPGGYNITPEILQEFRIEAEEHLDSCEKGLVRLSEVPDDREAVNSLFRDMHSIKGTAAYLGLDTISHLAHASESLLEVLRRQESAMRIEEDELDLLFEALDLLRKMVADPAVPNEKAKDVAERISRRIATTKADAARQENGAPTSSQVPESGPMATFAKAVEQHRDNLKECLPRLTDEAKRKSTLEIMERAARSLKNSARYMDFQQLEGAAGNLEDQIAAIRSGKVPFDNTVSQQLADRVADLEKRLADILAGKPEEPSEEPSAVGSNHSGSNTGGAKEEAGKASAKQTKPSSPRVTESAPKTMRVNQELLDTFMNLVGELIVARNAFGHIERRLELGDGERGDALKDLRAASLAVARISEEMQRTVMEMRMVPIRTVFQKFPRMIRDLSKKSGKRAQIILQGEETEIDKGIAEELGDPLVHIIRNSIDHGMEPPEERLRAGKPEVGTVILRAAHEGNFIIIEIVDDGRGINTEAVLEKAIEKGLVSREQAQNLSHEDICGFIFKPGFSTAKNITDISGRGVGMDVVLTNLKKLKGNVHVSSEQGQGTIVRLEVPLTLALVDALLVEVDGQTFAMPLDAVAETVKVRVDAVKSLMKKKAITLREEVVSVADLAELLGIQRRHDLEQEELTLLILKLGGNRLGVIVDRIQRKEEIVVKPLADYLTAIPGLAGASILGDGRSILILEPGEMMTLARTSDDNGNGTGKDTPAKVPATEMREPAVSPEAAPAC, from the coding sequence ATGACAGACGATCGATTCGAGTTGGACGAGGAAATTGTCGTCGAGTTCATCGCCGAATCTCTCGAGCACCTCGACGGCATAGATCAAAAGTTGATGGAATACGAGAAAGATCCGGAAAACAGCGAACTTTTGGACGGCATCTTTCGTGCGATCCATTCGATCAAGGGCAGTTCAGGCTTCCTCGACCTGTCTGATATCAACAGCCTCAGCCATCGCCTGGAAACCCTGCTCGATCAGCTCCGTAAGGGGGAAAGGGCGGTTTCGACCGCCATCATGGACGTCCTCTTCCAGGGTTGCGACATACTCCGGCAACTGGTAAGCGACGCCAAGGAAGGGCTGGCCAACCCCGGTCAGAGCGGTTCTTCCACGGACGATGACCAGCTCTCCGCGATTCACGAAGCCCTATCGCATCTTCTTGGGCCGGACCAGGCCCCTTCGACCGAGGCATCCAGCATGAGCTCCAGCGAAGCAAGCGGCGAAACGCCCGAAAATACCAACCTCCCCGGAGGCACAGAGGAAACCCGGAGCGTAGAGGCCGCCCAGAGCGCAGAGGACCCCGGGACCGAAGAGGCCGCCCAGAGCGCGGAGGACGCCGGGACCGAAGAGGCCGCCCAGGGCGAACCCGGCGGTTACAATATCACACCGGAGATTCTGCAGGAGTTCAGGATCGAAGCCGAGGAGCACCTCGATTCCTGTGAAAAAGGGCTCGTTCGACTTTCCGAAGTCCCGGACGACCGGGAGGCGGTAAACTCGCTTTTCCGAGACATGCATTCGATCAAGGGTACCGCCGCCTACCTCGGGCTGGACACGATCAGTCACCTGGCTCATGCCTCGGAAAGCCTGCTCGAAGTGCTTCGGCGGCAGGAATCTGCGATGCGGATCGAGGAAGACGAACTCGACCTGCTTTTCGAAGCGCTTGATCTTCTCCGGAAAATGGTCGCTGACCCCGCCGTACCCAACGAGAAAGCCAAGGATGTCGCCGAGCGCATCTCTCGCAGAATCGCCACTACGAAGGCGGACGCCGCCCGGCAGGAAAACGGCGCCCCGACATCTTCCCAGGTTCCCGAAAGCGGGCCCATGGCCACCTTTGCCAAGGCCGTCGAACAGCACCGGGATAACCTCAAAGAATGCCTGCCCCGACTGACGGACGAGGCGAAAAGAAAAAGCACGCTTGAAATCATGGAGCGGGCCGCCAGATCGCTGAAAAACAGCGCGCGCTACATGGATTTCCAGCAACTCGAAGGCGCAGCCGGAAACCTGGAGGATCAAATCGCCGCGATTCGCAGCGGGAAAGTTCCTTTCGACAACACGGTTTCCCAACAACTGGCCGACCGGGTCGCCGATCTCGAGAAAAGATTGGCAGATATCCTGGCGGGCAAGCCGGAGGAGCCCAGTGAGGAGCCCAGTGCGGTAGGCAGCAACCACAGTGGATCCAACACAGGCGGCGCGAAAGAAGAAGCCGGCAAGGCTTCGGCGAAACAGACGAAGCCGAGCAGCCCAAGGGTAACGGAGAGCGCTCCGAAAACCATGCGCGTCAACCAGGAACTGCTCGACACCTTCATGAACCTGGTCGGTGAGCTGATCGTGGCCCGCAACGCCTTCGGCCACATCGAGCGGCGACTCGAACTCGGCGACGGGGAAAGGGGCGACGCGCTCAAAGACCTCCGTGCGGCGTCTCTGGCCGTGGCCCGTATCTCCGAGGAGATGCAACGCACGGTGATGGAGATGCGCATGGTGCCGATCCGCACCGTGTTCCAGAAGTTCCCACGAATGATCCGGGATTTGAGCAAGAAGAGCGGCAAACGGGCCCAGATCATTCTGCAAGGCGAGGAAACCGAAATCGACAAGGGCATCGCCGAGGAACTCGGTGACCCTCTCGTTCACATCATCCGCAACAGCATCGACCACGGCATGGAGCCTCCCGAGGAACGGCTGCGCGCCGGCAAACCGGAAGTCGGCACGGTGATTTTGCGGGCCGCTCATGAAGGCAACTTCATCATCATCGAAATCGTCGACGACGGGCGCGGGATCAACACGGAGGCCGTGCTGGAAAAAGCGATCGAGAAGGGCCTCGTCAGCCGCGAACAGGCTCAGAACCTGAGCCACGAGGATATCTGCGGCTTTATTTTCAAGCCGGGCTTCTCGACCGCCAAGAACATCACCGACATCTCCGGGCGCGGTGTTGGCATGGACGTGGTCTTGACCAACCTCAAAAAGCTCAAAGGCAACGTGCATGTCAGCTCCGAGCAGGGCCAAGGCACTATCGTCCGGCTGGAGGTTCCGCTGACCCTCGCCCTGGTGGACGCACTGCTCGTGGAAGTCGACGGGCAAACGTTCGCCATGCCGTTGGACGCGGTCGCTGAAACCGTCAAGGTACGGGTCGACGCGGTCAAATCGCTGATGAAGAAAAAGGCCATCACCCTTCGCGAAGAGGTCGTCAGTGTGGCCGACCTGGCGGAACTTCTCGGGATCCAGCGGCGGCACGACCTGGAGCAGGAAGAGTTGACCCTGCTGATCCTCAAGCTGGGCGGCAACCGGCTGGGCGTGATCGTGGATCGTATCCAGCGCAAAGAAGAGATCGTGGTCAAACCCCTGGCGGACTACCTCACCGCGATTCCCGGGCTGGCCGGCGCATCCATCCTGGGCGACGGGCGGTCGATCCTGATCCTCGAACCCGGGGAGATGATGACCCTTGCCCGGACCAGCGACGACAACGGCAACGGCACCGGCAAAGACACCCCCGCCAAGGTTCCGGCGACGGAAATGCGTGAACCCGCCGTCAGCCCGGAAGCCGCGCCGGCCTGCTGA
- the gltA gene encoding NADPH-dependent glutamate synthase, with amino-acid sequence MADKRKTKVPMREQDPEVRRRNFLEVPLGYSPEEAREEAARCLMCKKPKCVEGCPVEIDIPGFIALIKEGRFNEAARHIKQKNALPAICGRVCPQEEQCEAVCVVAKKGESVAIGNLERFAADYEAAHPDGVCPEIGPKRDLKVAVVGSGPAGLTVAADLALKGYQVTIFEALHKAGGVLVYGIPEFRLPKAIVQRELDYLASLGVEIRCNVVVGASISIDDLFEEGYKAVFIGVGAGLPMFLNIPGENLNGVYSANEYLTRANLMRAFEFPNSDTPIAHGRRVAVFGGGNVAMDAARTALRLGADEVFLFYRRAREQMPARQEEIHHAEQEGLNFQFLTSPVELLGDGKGNLRAVRCQRMELGEPDASGRRRPVPVEGSEFDTEIDIAVVAIGNGSNPLLTQATADLETNKWGNIVADPKTGRTTKRGVFAGGDIVTGAATVILAAGAGRKAANAIDEYLNWVTW; translated from the coding sequence ATGGCCGACAAGCGGAAGACCAAGGTCCCCATGCGGGAGCAGGATCCCGAGGTACGCAGGCGGAACTTCCTCGAGGTGCCCCTCGGCTATAGCCCCGAGGAAGCCCGGGAAGAGGCGGCCCGCTGCCTGATGTGCAAGAAGCCCAAGTGCGTCGAGGGCTGCCCGGTGGAGATCGACATCCCCGGATTCATCGCCCTGATCAAGGAAGGGCGCTTCAACGAGGCCGCGCGCCACATCAAGCAGAAGAACGCCCTGCCCGCCATCTGCGGGCGGGTCTGTCCCCAGGAGGAGCAGTGCGAGGCGGTGTGCGTGGTGGCCAAGAAGGGCGAGAGCGTGGCCATCGGCAACCTCGAGCGCTTCGCCGCCGACTACGAGGCCGCTCATCCCGACGGCGTGTGCCCCGAGATCGGGCCGAAGCGCGACCTCAAGGTGGCCGTGGTGGGATCGGGACCCGCGGGCCTGACGGTGGCCGCCGATCTGGCTCTCAAGGGCTACCAGGTCACCATCTTCGAAGCGCTCCACAAGGCGGGCGGCGTGCTGGTCTACGGCATTCCCGAGTTCCGCCTGCCCAAGGCCATCGTCCAGCGGGAACTGGACTACCTGGCCAGTCTCGGGGTGGAGATCCGCTGCAACGTGGTGGTCGGGGCCTCGATCAGCATCGACGATCTCTTCGAGGAAGGCTACAAGGCCGTGTTCATCGGCGTCGGCGCCGGCCTGCCCATGTTCCTCAACATCCCCGGTGAGAACCTCAACGGGGTCTACTCGGCCAACGAGTACCTGACCCGGGCCAACCTGATGCGGGCCTTCGAGTTCCCCAACAGCGACACGCCCATCGCCCACGGCCGGCGGGTGGCGGTGTTCGGAGGCGGCAACGTGGCGATGGACGCCGCTCGGACGGCCCTGCGGCTGGGGGCCGACGAGGTCTTCCTCTTCTACCGGCGCGCCCGGGAGCAAATGCCCGCCCGCCAGGAGGAGATCCACCACGCCGAACAGGAGGGGCTGAACTTCCAGTTCCTGACCTCGCCGGTGGAACTGCTCGGTGACGGCAAGGGCAACCTGCGGGCGGTGCGCTGCCAGCGCATGGAACTGGGCGAACCCGATGCATCGGGCCGACGCCGGCCGGTGCCCGTCGAGGGCAGCGAGTTCGACACCGAGATCGACATTGCCGTGGTCGCCATCGGCAACGGATCCAATCCCCTGCTGACCCAGGCCACCGCCGACCTGGAGACCAACAAGTGGGGCAATATCGTCGCCGACCCCAAGACCGGCCGGACGACCAAGCGTGGCGTCTTCGCCGGTGGTGACATCGTCACCGGCGCGGCCACGGTGATCCTCGCCGCCGGCGCCGGGCGCAAGGCCGCCAACGCCATCGACGAGTACCTGAACTGGGTCACCTGGTAG
- a CDS encoding sulfide/dihydroorotate dehydrogenase-like FAD/NAD-binding protein: MREYEILSTEDVTEEIKIFDLYAPMVSRRCQPGQFLIVMNDERGERIPLTIADFDREKGTVEIVFQVVGKSTAQLGAMKPGDALYAVVGPFGHPSEIRGHRKVVTVGGGIGIAPVYPIARGYRENGAYTINIIGARHGDLLVYEEKMRAISDELIVCTDDGSRGRKALVTEPLKEILEAHDDVDLCLAIGPPIMMKFVAETTRPLGVKTIVSLNSVMIDGTGMCGGCRVDVGGKTFFTCVDGPEFDGHAVDFDLLMSRQSMYRDQERQAMERWEHECRLGLQPGGEN, from the coding sequence ATGCGCGAGTACGAGATCCTCTCCACCGAGGACGTGACGGAAGAGATCAAGATCTTCGACCTCTATGCCCCCATGGTCTCGCGACGCTGCCAGCCGGGACAGTTCCTGATCGTGATGAACGACGAGCGGGGGGAACGCATTCCCCTGACCATCGCCGACTTCGACCGCGAGAAGGGCACGGTGGAGATCGTCTTCCAGGTCGTGGGCAAATCCACCGCCCAACTCGGCGCAATGAAGCCGGGTGACGCGCTGTATGCCGTCGTCGGCCCTTTCGGGCATCCCAGCGAGATCCGCGGTCACAGGAAGGTCGTCACCGTCGGTGGCGGCATCGGTATCGCCCCGGTCTACCCCATCGCCCGGGGCTACCGGGAAAACGGCGCCTACACGATCAACATCATCGGCGCCCGCCATGGTGACCTGCTGGTCTACGAGGAGAAGATGCGCGCGATCAGCGACGAACTGATCGTCTGCACCGACGATGGTTCCCGCGGCCGCAAGGCGCTGGTTACCGAGCCCCTCAAGGAAATCCTCGAGGCCCACGACGACGTGGACCTCTGCCTGGCCATCGGCCCGCCGATCATGATGAAGTTCGTCGCCGAAACCACCCGGCCTCTGGGAGTCAAGACCATCGTCTCCCTCAACTCGGTGATGATCGATGGCACGGGGATGTGCGGCGGTTGCCGCGTCGATGTCGGCGGCAAGACCTTCTTCACCTGTGTCGACGGCCCGGAATTCGACGGTCACGCCGTGGACTTCGACCTGCTGATGTCGCGCCAGAGCATGTACCGCGACCAGGAACGCCAGGCGATGGAACGCTGGGAGCACGAGTGCCGTCTCGGACTGCAGCCGGGCGGAGAAAATTGA